The stretch of DNA CGACGGGATCCTGCGAAACCGGCAACGCCTTTCCAAACCTTTTGAAAAAAACCTGCAGGTTGGGCACGCGCCGGTGGTCGATATTGGTGTCCGGCCGCTTCAACCCCCAGTTTTTCGGGTAAAGACCAAAGTGGGCTTTCATGTCCTCATGCACCAGCTTCTGAAGATCAATCCCCAGCGCCCGGTAGCCCCGGATCACCACATCCGTGCACACCCCCAGATGGGCCGGCACATCCCCACCCGGATAGCCCATCACAAAATAGCGGCCATCGTACCTGACATTCTGCCGTGTCTGTTCAAGCGCTGCCTTTACAAGCCGTGATGGAGGGCTTTCCCCGGCCATCGTCCCGTGCGACAGGAACAGCACGGAGAGACAAAGAAAGACACGAAGGTATTTCACGGTTTTATGTACCATCCCGGAACAGGAACTCACGGCCCAGCTTGACCCGCTTTTCGCCGTTGTATTCGATGATGTCCGCGGTGGCATAGGTTTCCGTCCATGTCTCGGGCAGGTAAGACCCGGTGCCGATGACATCCACCGGCACCCGCGCTTCAGCCATAATGCGGCACTTGGCCGGACTGAAGCCGCTGGTGGCCACAATCTTCACCTTGCCGAACCCGGCTTCGTCCAGGGCATTGCGCAGGCTGATGATGGCCGCAGCGGACACGCCCATGCCCACCAGGTGGCGCAGCTGGGCCTCGTCCCGATAGCCGCGCAGGGCCTGCGGTGCGTGCTTTTCCAGAACAGCGTAGGAGGAGCGGTGGTCCAGCCCCTCGGCATACCGGCTGCCGGGGGTGTCGATTCGCAGCGAAAGCTGGCCTTCCGCCGCCAGATCCGGAAAGCGCCGGCAGACTGCCAGACTGTCCGTGATTTCCTGCCCGAAATAGTCGATCAGCACGGTCAGAGATTCATCCGGAAATGTTTCCCGGTACATTTCCGCCGCCCGGACCGTGGATCCCGCATAGCCGATCAGGGCGTGGGGCATGGTGCCCCGTCCCTTCTCCTGTCCGAAGAAATGGGCCGTAGCATCCGTAGCGTTGCCAACAAAGCCCACAGCGTTGGCCTCACGCGTCGCCCGGGCCGACCCCACGCTGGCCGCATAGGCCATCAGCTCTGCCATTTCCGTGCCGGCGCAGTGACGCGCATCCATGGCCAGAAAGGCCACCCGCGGCAGATCATCGCACATGATGGAGGCGTTATACGCCGCAACGCAGGCAGACCCCAGCTTCATCAGGAACAGGGTTTCCAGTTCGACCAGACCGATGAAAGGGCCTGTGAAGTACNNNNNNNNNNCCGCGGCGCGGATACCACGGGCCGGCGCATGAACACGGCATAGGTGACCGTGGCATCCCCGAACTTTTCCACAATCTGCCGCGTGCGCCGGAAATAGGCGTCCGTCCAGCGGGAGATCCCGGATTCAGGGGGAAAGGGAGGGGTTTTGCTCATGGACAGCCGATGGCTGGTTAGGGTTTGGGTTTTCCGTTTGGATCAGCGCGACCCAGATGGACCTGGCGGGCACCAAGAATACCACCAAAACTCCCTTTTGGGGACGGTAAAGGTGTTCCCCCTACAACCGGTGTGGCAGGATTTGGCGGCAGCGGCGGCGGAGGGATAATTCCTCCTTTCACCGGCCTGGGTACCATTCCGGCCATATCGAATTTCGGCCTGAAGGAAGGACTGAAAGGGTCGATGCCGAAAACGCCCATGTCCCGGTGTTCGTCTTCTTTCAACCCGGGGGGAAGACAAGGGTCAAGCGCATTGAGTAGCCGCAGTGTTTGCGTGATCTGCCTGATCAGTGACTTGCAGGCTTCACCGGTTACAGCCTTTGCGAGTCTGTTCCCCAGATCAAAACCATAGGTCAGAAACCAGATGAACCCGGCTGTCGCAGCCGGAGCAGCCAGATTCAGCGGTCCTTCAAGGCTGCCCTTCATTTCCTGCCAGGCCAGGGCCCGGAGAGAGAAATTTTTTCCCCGCAGGGTGGTTTTTCCAAGCATGTCTTCTTCTTTTTCCGCAGCTGCCCTTTCCCGGTCTGAAAGGGCAAAAATATTTGTTTTCTGACCCTGGTCCAGGAAAAGCTGCGGAGGTTCCATCTCACCTTCAGCTATTATTTTTGCCAGTTGCTCCCTGTAGATATCCCCTGCTGCCCTGAAAAGCCCTGCCGGATCCTGCTCAATGCAGGCTTCGATTCCGGACCCTACCAAGGCTGTTGCCCTGACCAGCGGATCTTCTGAGTCAGGCTCGAGGCAGTCAGCCTCCATAATATCACTTTCAGCAGGCTTCAGTGTGGCCTGGATATTTTGCCGTTCTTTTTCGACCCTGGCCAGAAGACTTCCCAGGCGTTCATCTTTATTGCCATCCTGCCGGGCCTGATGGATATCCGCTTCAAGCGCGGCCAGCTGCCCCGGATCACGGTCTTTTCCACCCAGCCATGCTCCCAGCCTTTTGGCAAAATCCACAGGCTGGCGATTCATCTTTTCCTGCGTCAGAGATGGGTTAGAAACATCTGTCTGTTCTGTCATGGTTCTGGTCCAGGTTTTCTGAAATAGATACAAAACACCATCTTCTGATTAATCCTTCCGGATGAAAGTAATCCAGAAAAAAGTGGAAAACCCCACAGGCACGGGGCCGGCAGGGTTATTTGCCGAACCTGAACAGGCTCCAGAGGTTGGCCCGGTGTGTTTCCGGCAGTTTTGCGGGGTCACAGCCCTCAAGATCTGCCTGGGCCGCACCTTTCCCGGCCGTGTACGAAGCGATGTTTCCTGCAGTTGTGACAGAAACATCATAAAATCCGAGAGCTTCCCTGTTGGCCACGAATGTACTGACAAAACCGGCGTTACTCTCCAGAAGACCCCTGCGATCGCTGATTCGCCCAAGAAGCCCGGATACTGTTTCACTTTTTCCGGCAGTTTTTCTGATATCGACCGCGGCGGCTTCCATAGCCCGGCCAGCATCTCCCAGCTTCTGTTGCGCGCCGGAAACAGCTTCCGGAGTCCGGGCAGCCTTCAGCGCCTCAAAACCCGCATCCATATCCTCGATACTGTCCCGCAGCCTGTCCGCAGCCGCCATTGCAGTGGAGGGCTTTTTCGGAGGCTTTTTCCCGGCAGGCGGGGCAACAGCCTCGCGAATCCCTTCTGCCGCTGCCTGTATGTCCTTCATGTCCCTCTGAATTTCAGCGAAAACGTCATTTCCGGTTTCTGCCTTTTTGACAAAATCCACCCAGGCTTCCCGCTCTCCCGTTGTTTTTGCCTTTGAAACCACCTCGTTCATGAATTTTGCCCGGGCATCGCTCCGGATCTGTTCCTGTTCTTTTATCTGGCGGTCAAAATGAAGGATGTCCCGCGCGGTTGCAGCGCAGATCCGGGTTTGCGGATCGCTGCTGGTCACATCGGTCTCAACAGCGACATAGCGTGGCGCTGTGACGCACCCCTCCGACAGGAGAAAAAACCCGGCACCCGTCATACACTGTAGGACAATTTTCCCGAACGATCGAGGCACAGCCTGTTCCTTTCTGCCCTGTTTTCCTGCACGGTATCGCCTTCCTGGTTTATTTTTGGTAAACGTGGCGTCAGTTTCCTGAACACAGTCCAGTGGGGCCGTCTCCATGCCTGCCGCCTATAAAATCATTGATCACGAATACGATGTCGTCGTTGTCGGCGCCGGTGGCGCGGGCCTGCGGGCCACGTTTGGCATGGCGGAAAAGGGGCTCAAGACTGCCTGCATCACCAAGGTGTTCCCCACGCGCAGCCATACGGTCGCGGCACAGGGCGGCATTTCCGCCGCGCTGGGCAATATGGGCGAGGACGACTGGCGCTGGCACATGTACGACACGGTCAAGGGATCCGACTGGCTGGGCGACCAGGATGCCATAGAATACATGTGCCGCGAGGCGATCCCGGCGATCATCGAGCTGGAACATCAGGGTGTGCCCTTCAGCCGCACCGCCGAGGGCAAGATCTATCAGCGCGCATTCGGGGGCATGACCACCAATTTCGGCCAGGGCCAGGCCTATCGCACCTGCGCCGCCGCCGACCGCACGGGCCACGCCATCCTGCATACCCTGTACCAGCAAAGCCTGAAGCACAGCGCCGAATTCTTCGTGGAATACTTTGCCATCGACCTGATCATGGATGACGAGGGCGTGTGCCGCGGTGTCATGGCCTGGAACCTGGACGACGGCACCTTGCACCGGTTCAGGGCGCACATGGTCGTGCTGGCCACCGGCGGATACGGCCGCGCCTATTTCAGCTGCACCTCGGCCCATACCTGCACCGGCGACGGCGGCGGCATGGCCCTGCGCGCCGGGCTGCCCCTGCAGGACATGGAATTCGTGCAGTTCCATCCCACCGGCATTTACGGGTCGGGCTGCCTGATTACCGAAGGTGTGCGCGGCGAAGGCGGATACCTCACCAACAACAGCGGCGAGCGGTTCATGGAGCGCTATGCGCCGTCGGCCAGGGATCTCGCCAGCCGCGACGTGGTGAGCCGCTCCATGACCATGGAGATCCGCGCAGGCCACGGCGTGGGTGTGCACAAGGACCACATCCACCTGAACCTGATGCATCTGGACCCGAAAATCATCCACGAGCGCCTGCCCGGCATCGCCGAGAGCGCCCGGATTTTCGCCGGCGTGGACGTGACAAAACAGCCGATTCCCGTCATTCCCACCGTCCACTACAACATGGGCGGTATTCCCACCAATTACCGGGGCGAGGTGATCCGCCCCACGCAGGATAATCCCGACGCGGTGATTCCGGGCCTGATGGCCATTGGCGAGGCTGCGTGCGTATCCGTGCATGGCGCCAACCGGCTGGGGTCGAACTCCCTGCTCGATCTGGTGGTGTTCGGCCGCGCCGCCGCTATCCGCGCCGCTGAAATCGTCAAGCCCGGCATGGCGCATAAAGACCTGCCGAAAGATGCAGGCGATCTGGCCATCGCGCGTCTGGACACGATGCGCCACGCGGACGGCGATATTTCTGTGGCCGCGCTGCGTCTGGAGATGCAGAAGATCATGCAGAACCACTGCGCCGTGTTCCGCACAGGCGACCTGATGAAGGAAGGCGTGGAGCTGCTGAAACAGACCTGGGCGAAACGCCTGCGGGTGAAACTGTCTGACCGGTCGATGATCTGGAACTCGGATCTGGTCGAGGCGCTGGAGCTGGACAACCTGATACTTCAGGCCATGGCCACCATCGTCAGCGCTGAAAACCGGAAGGAAAGCCGCGGCGCCCACGCCCACGAGGATTTCCCCGAACGCGACGACGAAAAATGGATGAAACACTCCACCGTGTGGGTGGATGACGCCAGCGGCAAGGTCACCCTCGGCGACCGCCCCGTGCACCTGTACACACTGACCGACGAGGTCGAGGCCATTCCGCCGAAAAAACGAGTGTATTAATTAAAAAGGCCAACACTCAATAGTTAATTAACTATTGAGTGTTATGGTCTGTCTCAGCTATTGAGTATTTATAGATCAGGAGAAGGTTTATGAAAAACAATGCCAGGGCCAGCTGGGCTCTTTTATTGTCTCTTGTGACGCCATCTGCTTTTGCGGAAGAGGCTATAGATAACAAATCCCTCTGTTTCCGCCTTGCTGAAAAAAATCTGACCCCCGAAAAAGGCAGGATTCAGAAGCTGGCTGCAGAGCTTTCCAAGCCTGTTATCAGCTGGGATATTCTGGGCAATCAGAAACGTCTGTCCACAGCGGTCCAGCTTTATTGTATGGCAGATAAAAATCCGGATGCTACTTCCCTGAAGGAACAACAAGTAAGCGGAGAACCAGCATCCCGGGAAAATATCGGTAAACTTCTTGTGGAATTCCTTAAAAGCTACAGAAATGCCGTCCTCAGAGGGGTAGACAACCGCTTTGGGGAGGCAGACAAGATCAGCTCCGTGCAACGGCTGACTGATAAAGATGCTGCATCCAGTGTTCAGGATATTAACCGCGGCGCATGTGGGGAACTCAAAATGCTGATGAACTGGGAGATGCTGCTGATTGAACAGAGCAGCCGCTATCAGCCGACTGATGCTATACGGAAACGCTGCACCACAACCTGGCAAACTGACTCTACCTATGTCGGCAGAATATTTCCCTTTTCATGGAAACCTCTCTGAAGCAGGCCGGTCTTGGCTCTGCGCCGAAGAAGAGGGTTTATTGAGATGAAACATGATTCTGAAAATACTGGTGGCGACAATCACCACGATGGGTTTTTCCTGCCCTGCGAACGCACAGGATGCAGGCGCAGCAGCCGCGCGCCTGAAGGAAATCCATAGAACGGTCATGGATCCGCAGCAGGTTTTCAGCATCAGGGTGACGCTGGCCGAGCTTGAAAAGCTGAAACAGGACATACCGGCCAGTGATATCGAGGCACAGGGAGAATTTCATTACCTCCAGGCCTTTGTCCTCTATCGGGCAGGGAAAATGGCAGAGGCCCTGCCCCACAGCCTCGAAGCTCTGCGCATCGACGACAAAAAACCATTCCTGACGGCGTACGAACGCTCCCGCTTTATCTACAGCATTGCCCGCCAGGCTGAAGACACCGGCCAATGGGGCACTGCCATCGAACATTACAGGAGAGCCATTCCGCTGTTCGACGCCGACCCTGAATTCGACGAGGACCAAAGGCTTGGCGCCCGGGAACGGCTCGGGTTCTGCCTTCACGAGGCCGGTCAGTACCAGGAAGCCCTGACCCTGAACAGGGAAATTCTCGCCAAAGGAGAAAAGCTGTTCGGCCCCGACAGTGAAAAGCTTCTGGTCGTCATCACCAATCTTTCACAGAACACATACATGCTGGGCCAGGCCGACGAATCACGGCGTTTTCTGGAACGCCGGCTGGCCATCGCGACGAAACACGATGACCAGAACCACGTGGATGACAGCCTGTTCCAGCTGGGCGTCCTGGCCTTTGAGCAGGGACATCCTGACGAGGCCGAAAAATGGATGAAACGCCGGCTGGACCTGGCCAGAAAAAGCGGCGATGACGACCGGATTGACAAAGCAGAGGAAGATCTGCAGATACTTTACAAAAAGATGGGACGCTCATGAAAAAATCTGCCGTTTTATTCAGTCTGGCCGCTGTCTTTTTCGCTGTCTGCCCGGGACAGGGCATCGCCGGGGAAAACGGCCCCGTTTACACCAGCCGCAAGCCGCCAGTGGTGAAGGAAAGCGCTCCCCCCTCACCTCCCCGGAACTATCCGGTGAAAGACTGCGACGTTGAAGTAAAGCAGAAAACAGAAGAACAGACGGCGCGGTACGGTGGAAAGCCCGGCGAGGAATCCCTGAAGTTCTTCCGCAAGGAATGCGAGGACGAAGTCACCCAGTATAATAAGATGAACGACGACAACGCAGTCTTTTACAAAAAACAGATGGCCGATTACGACGCCAGCCAGGGCCATGAAGGCGAACGGGTTGAAGGATACCGCAAGCTCTTCTTTGCCGAGGAAAAAGCGGCGAAAAAAGTGGCCGATGAGATTCTGGCAACGCCCGGCGTGTCGTTCAGAAAGGATGATATTGCCGATATCCGCATGCTGAAGGACAACGCACACCTGATGAAGGGAAAAACCTTCATCACCGAGGCGCGGCTGATCAAGCGCGTTTCCGAAACCACAGCCCTGTTCGAAACGGCCGGCTATACGACAGTTCAGGTGAAGGATATTCCTGTCACCCAGATGATTTCCGGCTCGGAATACATCGTTCTTGTGGGCGCCATTACAGGCAACGAGACCTACCACGATAAAACGATCAACAAGCCCTTTGACCTGCCCACCATCGCCTGGAAAGCCGGCCCGCCCTGCCGCGTCAGTCTGCCCGACGGGCTGGAGTCCCACTCGGCCCAGTGCCTCCCCATGGCCGTGATCCGCAAGGAATTGGGCCTCAGCCAGTAAAAGACCGCTCTCCACCCGGCCGCCGGCAGATCCTGATTCCTGTTTCCACAGGTTGCAAAACATTGTATATGCATCTTTTGGTAACTATCTGAAAACAATCAGGGGTAAATATGCCTGCCTTCATTTCCATGCGCGTGGCTGTTCTGCTGAAATTCCTGCTGGCATCCGGCATTCCTGCCGGGACCTCTGCCGCCCCTCCACTCAAAGTGGATGAGGAGATGCTCAAAAAATTCAGGAAAGACCAGCTCTGCAAAGATGGAAAGCTGGCCCTGGAAAAGAAAGGGAGCAATACGCAGGAAGAAGCCCTGATCACCTTGGCCCGGACATACTGCAAGAACCACGCACACCAGCCCGTTCAGGGAAACCCCGAGCGGGACACCGGGGCAGTCAACATGGAGAAAGTCGACCTGCCTGGCTGAGAACTGTCGACCAGGCTTTGGCTGAAAAACTTGAGGCGATGGATGGATATCTGAAAAAAAGAGAGGTGCCGCCCCCCGGAGAATATAACGAGGCCGAAAGAATGGCACAGGCGGACCGGAAAAAAGAGCTCCTTGAAAAAAACAAACACGCCGAAAGACTTGCCGCAGTCTGCGAGGATGTACGGAAGTTGCGCCCCTGGGTGCGCATTTTCAGACATGACGAAACCCAGCCGATAATAATATTGGGTGGAAAGAAGTGGACGCTGGAATCTTTTTCTGGCACCTGCTCTCCTCCCCCGGCCCCCTGATACCTTCTGTCCCGGGGCCCCCTTGCAAGCGGCGGGGAAAGGCCCCACATTCTTTTCTGCATCCCTTCTGGAATGCGATTGCACACCTGTGGATCAAGGCGACCTGTGCCTCTTGAGGGCAGGAAGCCGGCAGAAAGGACCTGACGATGGACTTCGAAAAATACACCGAACGCGCCCGCGGTTTTCTCCAGAGCGCCCAGGCGCTCGCCTTGCGGGAAGGTCATCAGCGGCTCACACCTGAACACCTGGCCAAGGTGCTTCTGGACGATACGGACGAAGGCCTCGCTGCCCGCCTCATTCAATCTGCTGGGGGTGATCCGAAGCGCCTGCTGTCCGCCATTGAGGGCGAGCTGAACAAAATTCCCAAGGTGGAAGGCGCCGGCGCGGGGCAGGTTTATCTCTCCCCCGAACTGGCGCGCATGTTTGAACGGGCGGAGGAGCTGGCCAAAAAGGCCGGCGACAGTTTTGTGCCTGTGGAACGTCTTCTCCTCGCCCTGTCCACCGGCGAGGCTTTCAAGAAAACCGGCGTGACGCCCCAGGCACTCAGCAAGGCCATCGACGATCTGCGCAAAGGTCGCACCGCCGATACCGCCGGGGCCGAAAGCGGCTATGACGCCCTGAAAAAATATACTCGGGATTTCACTGCGCTGGCCCGCGAGAACAAGCTGGACCCGGTCATCGGCCGCGACGAGGAAATCCGCCGCACGATCCAGGTGCTGGCCCGGCGCACCAAGAACAACCCGGTGCTGATCGGCGAGCCCGGCGTGGGCAAAACCGCCATTGTGGAGGGCCTCGCCCAACGCATTGTCAACGGCGACGTACCGGAAGGATTAAAGAACAGGCGCCTGCTGTCGCTGGACCTGGGCGCTCTGGTCGCGGGGGCCAAATACCGCGGCGAGTTCGAGGAGCGCCTGAAAGCCGTGCTGCAGGAAATCCAGGCCGCCGCCGGCGAGATTATCGTGTTCATTGACGAACTCCACATGCTGGTGGGCGCGGGCAAGGCCGAGGGGGCCATGGACGCCTCCAACATGCTCAAGCCCGCCCTGTCGCGCGGCTAACTGCACTGCGTCGGCGCGACGACCCTCGACGAATACCGCAAGCATATCGAGAAAGACGCCGCGCTGGCCCGCCGCTTCCAGTCGGTCTTCGTGGCCGAACCCAATGTGGAGGACACGATTTCGATCCTCCGCGGCCTCAAGGAAAAGTACGAACTGCACCACGGCGTGCGCATCACCGACGGCGCGATTGTGGCCGCGGCGACGCTGTCCAACCGCTATATCACCGACCGCTTTCTGCCCGACAAGGCCATCGACCTGGTGGACGAGGCCGCCAGCCGCCTGCGCATGGAAGTGGAAAGCAAGCCGGAGGAAATCGAGAACCTCGACCGGCGCATCATCCAGCTGAAAATCGAGCGGGAAGCGCTGAAAAAAGAGAATGACGAGGCCTCTCGCGACCGGCTGAAAAAACTGGAGAAAGAGCTGGCTGATCTGGAGCAGGAGTCCGCTGGACTGACCGCCCAGTGGAAGGCGGAAAAAGAAAAACTGTCGTCCGCACAAAAAATGAAAGAAAAGCTGGAGCAGTCTCGGGCGGAACTGGACCAGGCCCAACGCGCCGGGAAATGGGAACGGGCGGGGGAGCTCACCTACGTGATCATCCCGGGCCTGGAAAAACAGCTGGCCGAGGCGGAGAAGGAAGCCAGCAACCGCATGCTGAATGAAGAGGTGCGCGACGAGGATATCGCCGCGGTGGTCAGCCGCTGGACGGGTGTACCCGTGGACAAAATGCTCACCGGGGAACGGGAAAAGCTGCTCCACATGGAAGACCATCTGCGCACCCGTGTGGTGGGCCAGGACGACGCAATTATCGCCGTGTCCAACGCCGTCCGCCGGGCCCGCGCGGGCCTGCAGGATCCGCACCGGCCGCTGGGCAGTTTCCTGTTCCTGGGCCCAACCGGCGTGGGCAAGACGGAACTCACCAAGGCACTGGCCGGATTTTTGTTCGATGACGACCAGGCGCTGATCCGCCTGGACATGTCCGAATACATGGAAAAGCACGCAGTTTCGCGCATGATCGGCGCACCCCCCGGATACGTGGGATATGAAGAGGGGGGCGCACTGGCCGAGGCCGTGCGCCGCCGCCCGTACCAGGTGATTTTGTTCGATGAGATCGAGAAAGCGCATCCGGATGTCTTCAACGTGCTGCTCCAGGTTCTGGACGACGGCCGCCTGACCGACGGCCAGGGCCGCACGGTGGATTTCCGGAATACTCTCATTGTTCTGACCTCCAATCTGGGGGCCGAACATATGGCCGCTACCGATGCAGATCCAAACGATCCTGCGGTGCGGGACAAGGTGATGGAGGTGGTCCGCGCCGCCTTCCGGCCCGAGTTCCTCAACCGCCTGGACGATATCCTCATGTTCCACCGCCTGTCGCGCAAGGACATGACCAGCATCGTGGATATCCAGCTGAAGCGTCTGCGCGCCATGCTGGATGACCGCCATGTGGTGCTGGACGTCTCACCCGGGGCCGCCGCCTGGCTGGCTGAGGCCGGGTACGACCCTGTCTATGGCGCGAGGCCGCTGAAACGCGTGATCCAGCGCCAGCTCCAGAACCCGCTGGCCAACATGATCCTGGAAGGCAAGGTGAAGGACGGCGACACGGTGAAGGTGACCACCGGCGAACACGGCGACCTGCTGGTCAACGGCGTGGCGGTAGACACCCCCGCCAAAACCTCCACCCCACGGCCCGCCAGACGAACGGTGCATTAAAACCCCTCTCCCCACGGGAGAGGGGGGCACGCAGTGCCGGGTGAGGGCCGGTACAGCTTCATGGACCCTCACCCTCCCGCTGCGCGGGTCCCTCCCTCTCCCGTGGGGAGAGGGAATATCCAACCTGTTTTTACTTTCATGATTTCGGGAGTATGAATCCCGGATCATCCCTTAACCGGAGTTTTTTATGCCAGACGCCATGACCAGGACAGTAAGCCAGATAACCGTATTTTCAGGCGGGACAATCAGGTTTCAGGACCTGAAAAGAGCTTT from Pseudomonadota bacterium encodes:
- a CDS encoding DUF1287 domain-containing protein, which translates into the protein MAGESPPSRLVKAALEQTRQNVRYDGRYFVMGYPGGDVPAHLGVCTDVVIRGYRALGIDLQKLVHEDMKAHFGLYPKNWGLKRPDTNIDHRRVPNLQVFFKRFGKALPVSQDPVVYRSGDLVTWNLRRDGGDLSHIGIVTDRRSAEGKRPLIVHNIGPGPRLEDMLFDYKITGHYRYGLSAAP
- a CDS encoding nicotinate phosphoribosyltransferase, with protein sequence YFTGPFIGLVELETLFLMKLGSACVAAYNASIMCDDLPRVAFLAMDARHCAGTEMAELMAYAASVGSARATREANAVGFVGNATDATAHFFGQEKGRGTMPHALIGYAGSTVRAAEMYRETFPDESLTVLIDYFGQEITDSLAVCRRFPDLAAEGQLSLRIDTPGSRYAEGLDHRSSYAVLEKHAPQALRGYRDEAQLRHLVGMGVSAAAIISLRNALDEAGFGKVKIVATSGFSPAKCRIMAEARVPVDVIGTGSYLPETWTETYATADIIEYNGEKRVKLGREFLFRDGT
- a CDS encoding nicotinate phosphoribosyltransferase, which produces MSKTPPFPPESGISRWTDAYFRRTRQIVEKFGDATVTYAVFMRRPVVSAPR
- the sdhA gene encoding succinate dehydrogenase flavoprotein subunit, coding for MPAAYKIIDHEYDVVVVGAGGAGLRATFGMAEKGLKTACITKVFPTRSHTVAAQGGISAALGNMGEDDWRWHMYDTVKGSDWLGDQDAIEYMCREAIPAIIELEHQGVPFSRTAEGKIYQRAFGGMTTNFGQGQAYRTCAAADRTGHAILHTLYQQSLKHSAEFFVEYFAIDLIMDDEGVCRGVMAWNLDDGTLHRFRAHMVVLATGGYGRAYFSCTSAHTCTGDGGGMALRAGLPLQDMEFVQFHPTGIYGSGCLITEGVRGEGGYLTNNSGERFMERYAPSARDLASRDVVSRSMTMEIRAGHGVGVHKDHIHLNLMHLDPKIIHERLPGIAESARIFAGVDVTKQPIPVIPTVHYNMGGIPTNYRGEVIRPTQDNPDAVIPGLMAIGEAACVSVHGANRLGSNSLLDLVVFGRAAAIRAAEIVKPGMAHKDLPKDAGDLAIARLDTMRHADGDISVAALRLEMQKIMQNHCAVFRTGDLMKEGVELLKQTWAKRLRVKLSDRSMIWNSDLVEALELDNLILQAMATIVSAENRKESRGAHAHEDFPERDDEKWMKHSTVWVDDASGKVTLGDRPVHLYTLTDEVEAIPPKKRVY
- a CDS encoding tetratricopeptide repeat protein codes for the protein MILKILVATITTMGFSCPANAQDAGAAAARLKEIHRTVMDPQQVFSIRVTLAELEKLKQDIPASDIEAQGEFHYLQAFVLYRAGKMAEALPHSLEALRIDDKKPFLTAYERSRFIYSIARQAEDTGQWGTAIEHYRRAIPLFDADPEFDEDQRLGARERLGFCLHEAGQYQEALTLNREILAKGEKLFGPDSEKLLVVITNLSQNTYMLGQADESRRFLERRLAIATKHDDQNHVDDSLFQLGVLAFEQGHPDEAEKWMKRRLDLARKSGDDDRIDKAEEDLQILYKKMGRS